The Musa acuminata AAA Group cultivar baxijiao chromosome BXJ2-5, Cavendish_Baxijiao_AAA, whole genome shotgun sequence genomic interval TTCTCGAATTGCATATGAAGATGAGCCCAGGCTGATGCTATTGAGGGAGTGGAATCTGTTCGATTCAATGCTGtgctcttcctacatagcaaccaAGCTGAAAACTTGGAGCGACAATGGCCTGAAAAAGCTCAAGCTTTTGCTAGCCAGAATGGGGTTCCCTCTTGTTGATTGCCAGAAGAAATTTCAGTACATGAGCATGGAAGTGAAGCAAAAGATGAAGGATGAGTTCGAGAGATTCTTGCCAGAGTTTGGCTTAACTGAGTTCTATTATCGTAGCTTCTTGAGAATACATGGGTATTGCACGAAAGTTTCAGCTGCCGATGTAGTGTATGGTGTCACAGCATTGCTCGAGTCATTTGCAGCAGAAAAAGATTCATCGGCTGCTGAGCAATTTTGGGTTGCttactctgcgttgtccttgaacAATATTGATCAACTCAGAAAGGGCATGCAAAGTGCAATTGAGATTCAGAGAGCTATTCTCAGGCAAGGAAGTTCTGCAATTACTAAAACTGGTTTCATCAGAAGTTACAGGAAGTTTCGCTGGGTGAGGCTTGAAGATCCTGTTGACACCCTGCGGTTGGGTCATCCCCAGGCACTTACCAAGTTCTGCTATTTCTTGATGGATGCACTAAAGGAAAGAGGGGCGAAAATGAAGCCACTAGTCTGTGCTTGCTTGGGTAAACAACCTGACAAAGTTCTCATTGTTGGTGTGTGTGTGAAGCCCCGTCTTGGGGCCATCCAGGGTAACTCATTCGGAATTGCTTTTGGAACGGCAGCTGAAGAAATTGGAGCTGAATTTTCCCATGAGCTGTTTGAATCTTCTTGGATAATTTTGGATACAGTAGTTTTAAGTTCTTTCATGGTCAGATTAACTGAAAAAATCTGATGTCTTCTTAGTGCAATCTGTAACAATTCACTGATATTAAATGCCAAATTGGACATCCACTTTTTCTTTGTGATGCTGGACCTGAACTAttcattttctttggatcaagtaCATAACATCTTTTGCGAATTCTAGCTCTTGGACTTTGTCCATGTCAATAGTGACTAGAGAATAAAAAACAGAGTTGTAATAAGACATTCTACATCAGTATGTGTATTATCATTTGATTGTTGTTAAAACTTAGAAGTGCTCCTTCTCCCACAATGATATATCCTTTTGTT includes:
- the LOC135611825 gene encoding uncharacterized protein LOC135611825, with the protein product MVRELRVESFYARLRDAALASSTSPLLVFPSASDADSLCALKIVTHVLSSDSIRYSVYPVSSFSDVDKFVGLNLRSSNQSLTFLFINWGCHRDLRRFLSLGPEVHVFIIDSHRPVHLHNLSEQNEQVVVLYTQEDEHQADLAYDFDVSALANASDLNSDDEIDANSDDEDSDDHNDQEVEGGNRKRRRVSKDSEPDPIKLFGKLKSEYYKLGTFHGKPSGCLLFELAHSLRKNTNELLWLACVSLTDQFVHERLTNERYQAGVMELEQHINSSGNLDAVTSVTLKDGTKIQAPENSRIAYEDEPRLMLLREWNLFDSMLCSSYIATKLKTWSDNGLKKLKLLLARMGFPLVDCQKKFQYMSMEVKQKMKDEFERFLPEFGLTEFYYRSFLRIHGYCTKVSAADVVYGVTALLESFAAEKDSSAAEQFWVAYSALSLNNIDQLRKGMQSAIEIQRAILRQGSSAITKTGFIRSYRKFRWVRLEDPVDTLRLGHPQALTKFCYFLMDALKERGAKMKPLVCACLGKQPDKVLIVGVCVKPRLGAIQGNSFGIAFGTAAEEIGAEFSHELFESSWIILDTVVLSSFMVRLTEKI